Sequence from the Rutidosis leptorrhynchoides isolate AG116_Rl617_1_P2 chromosome 3, CSIRO_AGI_Rlap_v1, whole genome shotgun sequence genome:
GCGAAACAGTTAGGGTTTAATCCAAAAAATGGCCAGTTAAAGATTATGCAAGTGGCTGATATGCATTATGCTGATGGCAGGAACACTCCTTGCAAGGATGTATTACCAAATCCGTTTGCACATTGTACAGATCTCAATACAACCGATTTCTTATACCGTTTGATTGAAGCTGAGAAACCTGACCTAATTGTATTCACTGGAGATAATATCTACGGACCTGATGCCACAGATGCAGTTAAGTCTTTGAATGCAGCATTTGCCCCTGCTATAAAATCGAAAATCCCCTGGGTTGCAGTTTTAGGGAATCATGACCAAGAATCGACGTTGTCACGAGAAGATGTTATGAAGCATATAGTTGGAATGGAGAACACTTTATCCCAGTTGAATCCTAGCGGTGTTGATTTTATTGATGGATTCGGGAACTATAATCTAGAAGTTCGTGGAGTTGAAGGGTCGAGTTATGTTAACGAATCGATTTTAAACTTGTACTTTTTTGATAGTGGAGATTACTCAACAGTTTCTTCGATTCCTGGGTATGGATGGATTAAACCGTCTCAACAGTATTGGTTTAAACAAATGTCTGAAAAGCTTCGAGAGAGTTCGGAAGCTTTGTATTCGGCTCCCGGACTTGCATATTTTCATATCCCATTGCCCGAGTATGAAAGAATCAATTGGTCAGATGTGACAGGTGTAAGACAAGAAGGGATTAGCTCTGCTTCGGTGCATTCGGGTTTTTATACAATGTTAGCTTATAGAGGTGATGTAAAAGCTGTTTTCACGGGTCATGATCATATTAACGATTTCTGTGGGAAGTTAGATGGGATTCAACTTTGTTATGGTGGTGGATTCGGTTATCATGGTTATGGGAAGGCTGGATGGTCAAGAAGGGCTAGGATTGTTTTGGTTTCTTTATTTGATGAATTAAATGGTACATGGGGTCCAGTCAAGTCCATCAAAACATGGAAGCGGCTCGATGATGACAACTTAACCGCTATCGATGCTCAGGTTCTTTGGAGGTATTCGCACCCTAAACATAGAAAGAAGCCcgactattattatttatattattgatattgattgatCTATATGGTTCAAGCTGTTTCTCTTTATGAGCATTCCACAATTGCAGAGATAAGTAATCAGTTTGTGATAGTCTTGTATTTAACAGTCTTGTATTTAACAGTGCTATTAGTTAAATAAATAGATGCTAAAAGTTTCCTTCTGATTTTGAGTTACTAAATAAGTATATAGCAAGTGTTAATGTTCCTTCTGATTACGGTTCTTCCACAGCCACACGTCCACACAATGTGCGATTGGGTTTGCACCCAACACCTATAAGACTATATAACTGATTATTTTTAAGTTGTTCTGTTAAATTCCTTATCAGTACTGGACAGATTCAGTGAATATAGTTTCATCGCCAGCTTAAGGAATGCAAACTAGgtaaataaatatggagtagtttataagtatatatgtatgtaGCTGCAAATGGGTACAAACCTCAGTGTAGCAATGTTAATTTGGAAATGGGATAAATTGGCCCTTCTAACTGACAATATCAGTTATTGTATAGTTAGCTAAGAATTACAGTAGTAAATTTGTAAATGCCCAACTGCAGTTTACTACGATTTAGTTACATTCAATGCTTTTCTGTTAACAATTGATAACAAGGAACGGCTCGTCTCGGCCGACTAGCTGGTTTAGTGACTAGCCCCTCCTGTTTCGCCCAAAAACATTGAATAAGTCGGTCAAAGTTAAAAGGTCGGCTCAAAGTCAGTCAAAGGCTTAAACTGTACTAATGGTTATTAAAAACAATTAAGTATAAGTTTTCTGTAAATAAGCCAAGTTTTTCAGTAAAAAACAGGTAGGTGGTTATTGTTATCTGGAAGATGTGTCTTTGCACCTAATGTGTGTATCAAACTTTCAACACCGATGCCTTATATGAATCGATGACTTATTCAACCAAAAATGTGTGCCGAATGTGCAAGTTGTCATGTACGATAGCCGTTACAAGCTATAACTACTAAATACACATAGTAGAATAAAACTGAAAGTTTGATACACAAAATGTATAGAACAAAATGGAGTATACAGTATAACATTGAATTAGAAAATTGCATTAGCATATAGTGCTGCTTCTTTAAACAATTGAACACCTGCTAATGTGTAGACCAATTGAGACCACCAATGTCATATCCTCCAAATATGGTACATCTCTAATTTTATTGGTCATTATATTATATGTGTGTgtgccctctctctctctctctctctctctctctctctctctctctctctctctctctctctctctcttgtaaGCTCTCTGTTTTTGCCTTTATGCCATTCAGATATTCATAAAGTGATTCTAATGTTGAATGTGAATAGATCCCTGCAGACTTCATATGATCACTTTGAAACGTCTTATTTTGAATTAAAAACTGTT
This genomic interval carries:
- the LOC139900249 gene encoding probable inactive purple acid phosphatase 29 encodes the protein MVLVFCSLASLITSSNGSGAKQLGFNPKNGQLKIMQVADMHYADGRNTPCKDVLPNPFAHCTDLNTTDFLYRLIEAEKPDLIVFTGDNIYGPDATDAVKSLNAAFAPAIKSKIPWVAVLGNHDQESTLSREDVMKHIVGMENTLSQLNPSGVDFIDGFGNYNLEVRGVEGSSYVNESILNLYFFDSGDYSTVSSIPGYGWIKPSQQYWFKQMSEKLRESSEALYSAPGLAYFHIPLPEYERINWSDVTGVRQEGISSASVHSGFYTMLAYRGDVKAVFTGHDHINDFCGKLDGIQLCYGGGFGYHGYGKAGWSRRARIVLVSLFDELNGTWGPVKSIKTWKRLDDDNLTAIDAQVLWRYSHPKHRKKPDYYYLYY